A section of the Oncorhynchus tshawytscha isolate Ot180627B linkage group LG09, Otsh_v2.0, whole genome shotgun sequence genome encodes:
- the LOC112259121 gene encoding class A basic helix-loop-helix protein 9-like has product MSCSSLARLEEFSEEELELSMLGQGENDEVSDDSPVGPLQDSEGSASSPPSDDTEGGQSKKRSRPVRSKARRVAANVRERKRILDYNQAFNALRVALNHDLSGKRLSKISTLQRAINRISALSVFLSSNPPSKPCSHRECHRPAGRSLAVGTSQNYVSCNHTSLPHQIQPQQGTHPHRLPTETHLYIDSLGSSCPPSPHYPCYPAKGQLYPSRGHCGTGNPLEQPPSPIRYTQVGEGLGYQTRGWASCAQGYIDAFMESSPALGLPWQVSHIQETAGPQHSLPLL; this is encoded by the exons ATGAGCTGCAGCAGTCTGGCAAGGTTAGAGGAATTTTCAGAGGAGGAGCTGGAGCTGAGCATGCTAGGTCAGGGAGAGAATGATGAGGTGAGCGACGACAGCCCCGTGGGCCCCTTGCAGGACAGCGAGGGCTCGGCCAGCAGCCCTCCCAGCGATGACACTGAGGGGGGCCAGTCCAAGAAGCGTAGCCGCCCGGTCCGCTCCAAGGCCCGCCGTGTGGCCGCCAACGTACGTGAACGCAAAcgcatcctggactacaaccaggCCTTCAACGCTCTGCGTGTGGCACTCAACCACGACCTCAGCGGCAAGCGACTCTCCAAGATTTCCACCCTGCAGAGGGCCATCAACCGCATCTcagccctctctgtcttcctcagcTCCAACCCCCCCAGTAAGCCTTGCTCCCACCGGGAGTGCCACAGGCCAGCTGGGAGGTCATTGGCGGTGGGAACG TCCCAGAACTACGTCTCCTGTAACCACACATCACTCCCCCATCAGATCCAGCCTCAGCAGGGAACCCACCCTCACAGGCTGCCAACAGAGACACACCTCTACATTGACAGCTTGGGCTCCTCATGCCCCCCCTCGCCACACTACCCCTGCTATCCTGCCAAGGGCCAGTTGTACCCCTCACGCGGACACTGTGGGACAGGGAACCCCTTGGAGCAGCCACCAAGCCCTATTAGGTACACCCAGGTGGGCGAAGGGCTGGGGTACCAGACTAGGGGGTGGGCCTCCTGCGCCCAGGGCTACATTGATGCCTTTATGGAGTCGTCTCCAGCCCTGGGCCTCCCCTGGCAGGTGAGCCACATCCAGGAGACAGCAGGCCCCCAGCACAGCCTGCCCCTACTCTGA